The segment AAAGTCAGATATCGGTTACATGCAATGTTTATAcaagtaatatgctaataataaataataggctactaaaatataccacattaaatagttagacattttgaTCTTCTGAACCTTTGCTTCAAGAATTTTCTCTAACTGGATATCTTTACATTTTAGTTGAATACCCCTGCCAAAGGCAGTTGGCTTAAtacaattttagtttttcttttttttcttagaataGTAAACGGAAGATCGTACACGCTCTTGCTGCAAGGTGCTGCAGCCTAACGCATCGAAACAAACTATATTACACTAAAGACCGCACTATTCTGCGCGGTCGTGCTGTTAATATAGGCTATTGTACATTCTAAGCAATTGcccaggaaacaaaaaaaaactgaccttttgtatgaaagcaaacgtCCAACAACCGCTTTCTTTACTTCCGTCCCTCTTCCCTCTCTTTATTCCCTTTTCGTTTTTGAAATCCCGACTTGTGTCGGACACTGTTCACGTGTAGCATATATCTAGCCAGATAGCTAACGTACTTAATAAGTAGGTAAAGTCTAAGCTGCTCCAACATTCGGGCTTGCTGAAGTAGGTTGATATCTTGTCTTCCTGAAGAAAGACGCCGAATCTAGCCTAAGCCGATTTTCACCACGCAGGAGGGCTACATTGAGATCAGTCCCACTTTCAgctgtttacatttatttacatccaTGCACATTGTTGTAACGGAATGTAAAGTGCGGCACCTGACAGACAGGTGAAATGCGCACCAGAaacgataggtaaaaactcattTTATACACGTGGATAGGACAAGGTTACCTAAACTACGCTCCTTTGGAAACCATATATAAATTATCTCCATGGTATATATATGGGAATGATCTCAGTGTAGGAGACCCTCTTACGTGGTGAAAATCGGTTTAGTCCAGATTCGGGGCCTTTCTTCAGGAAGACAAGATATGAACCTAGTTCATTAAGCCCGAATGTTGCAGCAGCAAACTTAACGGCTTAGACATTACTTATACAGTACGATATGCTTGTTAGCTAGCTGGCTAGATATTTGCCACACGTGAACAATGTCCGCCCCAATTCGGGATTTCAAAAACGAAAAGggaataaagagaaggaagaagGGCGGAAGTAAATAAAGCGGTTGTTGGCCGTTTACTTAAAATTCTTGAAGCAAAGGTTCAGAAGAtcaaaatgtctaactatttaatGTGGTATATTTTAGTAGCCTATTAGTTGTATAAACATTGCATGTAACCGATATCTGACTTTTTCAGGTATCTAATCGTGTAATTACATTTTTGACGTATAAcatttttggtttataatgaaataatatagatttgcggtaagatttcctgcgtgagtctgaaagcgtgagtctcACGCCAGATACACGAGGTTCGGCGACCCTGGAAACGTACATTTGtttcacctgagttgatttatataataaataacattactttatacagttgttaaaaagcggaaacttcgacgagcatgaaatcaccaataaacaacatgttatataatacatgctgtgtttgaaagctttacgatttcaggacagaaAAGCCACTCTGTTAGGAACAAGGAACATCAGTAGCTTCGCTGGTGCTATTAACACTAATGGCACATTAGCGCAAAGACAGGGCTGCATACGGCGAGTTGCGTCTTGCTTGGCAGTTAACGTTCGTTGGCGTGGGAAACGGCGGTTCTAGTGCTAAACCGCTACCGAAAAGACTATAAAAGCTGCGCCGACAAAATAAAAGCGCCCAGTCAGGTTCTAAATCATAACCTTTTGTTTTGACTATCGGTCCAGCTCCGTATGGGACAGCTTCTGGGTACGGACCCGGACCGCGGTCCGCCTGGCCTCTGCTCTAAGGCTTTACTCCCGAGCATGTGTTACTGCATTACCGaaactgaatgtttggtgtacacattttttttcttcaataaagTTGATTGTAATAAAAGTTTTTATCCGTGTTTAGTTGCATTGTCTTAGCAAGTTCACTTCTTTTTCCGTCCATGTAATTTTCAATGTGGTGACGTAATCCATCTAACAAGTTCGAATCGCGTGGCTGCCTTGGCCGCGTTCTAAGACTGATGACGCAGTGTACACGTAATTTAGAACGCGAGCGCTCACTACCCATTTCGAGTATTCCACGGGTTAGTTACGGATCGCGCTTCTCTTCTGGTGAAATCATGTCTGTCAGTGAACCTTCCCGCGCTCAGATGGCATCGGAAGTGCCTGAGATTCTGGTAGATCCCAAGACATTAAGGTCCTACGGCAGGGATGAGCTTTTGGGACAGGTGTGCACCACAATGTTGTAGAAAGTGATCGCAGTTGATATTTTTCTGCAGAGAGGAGATGCttgaacagggtcagtcagaaaTGTTCTTTATTGTTAACATATTGAGGACATGTTTTTTAGGGCGCTTGTGGCAAATGCTATAAGATGACCGATCTTGAAACTGGCGACACCTATGCTGTTAAGGTCATCCGGCTATATTCCTGGGGAGTGGAGGAGGTATgtggtatggattgtgcttgatgtcatccctcttttcagtttatctgcatttccctttTACTTTATGAGATGGTGTGTTTGACATTTCACTCAGGTCTGTGAAGaagtacagattttaaaaacACTGCGGCACAAGAATGTGGTGGGGTTCTCCCACTCTTTCGAAGATGACaaattcatgtatattttcatggagttgtgcagtgggcaggtgagtccctgacttttgtagacgtcttactaaggcaaagactttgtgatagatcaggctgcccctgtttctccctgcccagacactcggtgacattttaaaagctcGGGGGACTTTGACTGAGCCCGAAGTGCGATACTACATTAACCAGCTGATTTCAGGGTTAACATACATCCACCGGCAAGGTTACGTCCACAGGGACATCAAGTTGGGTATGTGTACATGCACTCACGCTTTACTCAATTTTCTGTATAATAATGCTGGCATTTCACATGGCATTGCGAGTGTAGGTCGTCTGGATTTCTGTGTAGTGTTAATTTATCAATTTGGTAAAGTCTgcagtttggcaaagtatttgagtctatccttaatgcaaatttgtttgtctttcagaaaatTTATTTATCAATGACCAAATGGAACTGAAAATTGGGGATTTCGGACTGGCGGTCAAGCTGAAGCCGAGGGAGAAGTaggtgttttttgcagaattcctggctaagctttcaaatttgtttatacagcaaactaaagcacatgtgcgcttaacgttttccatttgtgtgtgttgtagagAAGTGTGTGGTACTCCCGTCTACATGGCTCCAGAAGTGTGGAAACGAGAGGGCCATGGAAGGGAAGCGGACgtctgggcactgggctgtgtcatgtacgtataccctgtcaacccccctcccggccaaagatcagcatggctaataaaatctgtctaacattttaagaagacacgtgtctaacatacataaatattttttttttcttcttgaaagagaaaagaaaaatgaatactggcacacagctgaaaggaattgctcttttggaagcacagcatttttatgtcaaatgtgaaagacctcaaacacctttgctgcctttcttactacaggtaccAGCTTCTGGTTGGGGAAATCGCATTCTACGATGACAATTACTGGGAGATGCTCAAGAATATAAAGGAAGCCAAATTTATTCTACCGCAGAATCTCTCTATTGAAGCTGGGAAACTGATGGGCAAGATATTTAGAATCGACCCACGGGATCGCCCGTCACTATCGAATGTCCGTCGCCACAAGTTCTTCACAAAGGTTGGTCCACTTGCAAACTGGTGGGATGTGGATGATTAGCTGGTCTGCTGAGGTCACTGGTACTTACCCTTCctttaaaattacagtaacaaaagatggatggatgcatggatggatgtatggaattggtttgcttaactgatgcatattaaactaataccCTAGGGCTTCACTCCAAAGACACTGCCAGCTAGTAGCTGCAATACACCACCAAAGCATAAATCAGTCAACCCATTCAAAAAGATTTTCAACCGTTTCATGCGCCTGATACGAAAAAAGCGATCCAGAGGTAAATTCCATCGACATAAATCCTACTAGTAGATCATCTCTCAGTTCCTCAGGCTCAGATGCATGACTTGGCAAATCCATGCTTTCTCGCAGTTGAGCCTTTACGGGAGGATGCCGAGCAGAGTGGACTTGAGATCCCCCAGCCTGTGGAGTCACTCCGTGTTCTAGAGGATGTCAACAGACCAATGAACAAATTGACCTGGTCCAGTTGGTCAAAGTGGTTGAGGTAAAGATATGCTGTTCACAATAGTGAATCCTTGTCCTGTTCCATCTCTGTTACCATTCTGTAGCTTAAGCTTGTCTTGGTGATTTGCATGGATAAAGCTGGGGTATATTGAATATTAGTGTAGTCGTCCTTGAACTCTAGTGAATGCCATGTTAActgaaaacctctatttttctacACAGGGACCTGTAGGCAGGCTGTACTCAGCAAGTGCAGTGACGCCCCACACCTGAGTgcctcccccagctccctgtccacTCCTGTTTCAATAAAGTTCTTTTGTGTTTCAAGCATTCAGGCATggattcagtttttttcttgtatgattatggccacattcataccaagaaCACACTAGACAAtctcatgcagatttcattttcaccactCAGTCTGTTCTGCTTAATTGTTTGGTCACTGAGTATATGTGTTCTGACACtatgttgatgggaattgattcttTGTGTGTCACCTAAAGAGCTtgtattacttgggtaaattgcataagactcatgttattttgaaaattatattttcctATATGTGCCAAAGTCAATTGGGATTACCAAAATCAAAGTTGGCTCTCCACCTCCTGGTTATTGGAAGGTACTACGCCCCTCTactaaatgcatttctttcactcaCAAAGTGCATTTCCTGCACGCAATGAACTTGTTTCtttgacaaaatgcattttgtggatGAAATGCCCTTTTTCATTCACGAAAGCAGATACATTCAACCTTCTGAACATGATATGCTAGGTGCTAATATCAGTTCTGtgtacaaaatgaaacattcctgTTGATTTCGGGGCACCAAAGACAGTAATGTATTTATGCTTCTGTGGACAAAATGTAACTGTAGTATGTCTTTCTCTGGACAAAATTCAAGGCATTACTTGATTTTGTCATTGAATAATGCATTTTGTCACACAGAATGTATTTTGTGTCCGAAAATGAGCGCTTGACAGGAGCTGGAAGACTACTTTCGTATGTACAGGACAACTAACAACGGAAAATCCTACATGTACCTACGTGTTACTGATAGTTGTCCTTTACTTATGTTGTAGAAATTATTTTGGGCTGGAAAGTAAAGAAAGaatgatgggtgggtggggggttgcaGTTTTAACTCTTATTGGGACTGTAAGATGTaaagtaatgaatgaatattcattcattcatgcgaCTGTAAGATAATGAATatctaaaaatagaaaaaatacagaatttcataaactttctcaatgactttgtttttaatcaataagaaataaaataacaagaataacatataaataaataaataaatatgacattcaataacaataagtaagtaaataaataagtaatcgCAACAACAATCTAACAAATAGAAATTATGTTATAGTAATTAGGAAgtccacattttaaaatattgtcatTGAGCAATCAGTTGGAAGGACAACATGGAGGGAAGGGAACAGATAGTCTGCTTGGCATGCTGTTCGTGTTTGAGTTTATCAGTGATTAGCTATTAACCTTTCACCGCATAGTAATGGTGCATTCCAATCAGATGTTGGCCTTGATGCGTACTGGCTCGTGATTGGTTGGCTATTTTGAGGTAACTTTGTTTTTACTCAGATGACACCCTTAGCGATCGGTCTTACTCTCTTGATAGACTAACGTGGTGTCTACAATGTCTAATAAAAGCTGCCCCGAACCATAGTAACCAGTTCACTCTACAGGCAAAGTTTATTCATTTACTCCTTCACAGCCAGTTAAAataagaacaattagataaacaggaacaTATGCTGAGCATATGAAGTTCTTTGTACGGAGTGCTGAGACACTGTGGGAGGCCAttcgctaatcatctctctcagacaagctcagcgcaGTCAGTCTGATATTAGACTCGCTAGTCTCTCATATTACACAATTCTTAAGTTTTCTGAAATACTGGATCTTCTAACCACACTCAAAATACAGTTTAACTGTTCTTTCTTAAACTTTCTTAAAGAACGTAaaatgtagctttactgcttacatttacatttccagcaaacattttaattgatgcaaatgagagtaaatggtgaatcagtttatttgctatctagccacattaaatgcatttgctgcCCAACcgttcatcagtatgtgaccactgccatctggctttaaagagtaagtctactgtaatactatcattacagtagtattattagtattatcagcttattgtgaaaatgagatgcgggaaaaatgtctcaaatgcagatcAGTTACGGTGAtcgggagcttactaatgaaaatgagaagaccaaagggtttgaacaagagatggtggtggggctgtgatggacccctcctgatgttacatttatacatgaatatGCACTGCATctcattattatacagtttgttacatttatacatgaacatgcactgcatcacattattgtgcagtttgttacatttatacatgaacatgcactgcatcacattattgtgcagtttgttacatttatacatgaacatgcactgcatcacattattgtgcagtttgttacatttatacatgaacatgcactgcatcacattattatacagtttgttacatttatacatgaacatgcactgcatcacattattgtgcagtttgttacatttatacatgaacatgcactgcatcacattattatacagtttgttacatttatacatgaacatgcactgcatcacattattatacagtttgttacatttatacatgaacatgcactgcatcacattattatacagtttgttacatttatacatgaacatgcactacatcacattatgcagtttgttacatttctgcttagccttttctttatacagatgttaatgctacttattgcagcctctttaaaagaaatgaaaaaaaaaagctttaaaaattgctatactgtatataggactgtgcaaaattcttaagcaacaaaagaaaattcttttttatttcatttatctgggctgtcagaaaaaaaaaacatgatttaacataagaactaaggttgtgcaccattcagaactgattcgcGAATGGCCCCTGTCACGATCACGGCGTAGCGGTTGCGAGCAGGACGgcggtaagcggcgatcgtgtgggcaggcgtgaaaggagcaggcagacaggtcgagatcggggtaaactcggggtttaattagggaatcgggagcagggagcagggaacatcaaaccacacaagatccacaacaaactacaatgacggacacggggaacaggtaagatcagcacttaaataggacgggactaatcaaagtaattggacacagcaggagacgatcagggaagcacacgtgggtaatcagggggcgtggcacacacgaggagcgtatgagccgggcatgacacttattttctacaaagcaagttcaatgcaagcataacctgcagAAGCAAGACAAAGCATGGCGGGGAAAACATATTATTGTACTGTACAATTACTTTAAATttaggaataaaaaaatacgaccaaaaatgttttagtttgccaagtaatcaaaattcagagtaaactaatacatggtaacacgcatgcaaaagatcaacggcagaacaggtgctctgaacccagtctggattaaaacggaattaaccatctctctcaacataatattgggatcatttattctcctcAGAGGCCTCTATAGAACTGTGCATCCAtctcctcactcatgtttagacagacgtatcctaaggcaccagggcagacctgtgttactgtgacatctggttccttcattggctctgtatatttttctagaaataactaaatggctcttttgtggaaatttccagccagagacttggttcttaTATGACgagaaaattttatttttacttagactaagaagctatagaatatcagctctgcatgcgatCTCTCCTTTACTGTTGAAGCACCTCAGTCACCGGTTGACATTTTCACAatggatggtcttcagatttgcaTGAGTTGAAGTACATAAGTAGTCTAACCGAAATATATAAAGCTATATTCAAACAGGACAAGGAGGCAGCACAGATGACAAGAGACAGCACCGACCAGGGGGAGCCAGTCATCTCCCCAGCAGACCGAGTACACCTCCGCGTGTTAAATCACAGGGGATTCA is part of the Brienomyrus brachyistius isolate T26 unplaced genomic scaffold, BBRACH_0.4 scaffold41, whole genome shotgun sequence genome and harbors:
- the LOC125722695 gene encoding serine/threonine-protein kinase PLK3-like; protein product: MTQCTRNLERERSLPISSIPRVSYGSRFSSGEIMSVSEPSRAQMASEVPEILVDPKTLRSYGRDELLGQGACGKCYKMTDLETGDTYAVKVIRLYSWGVEEVCEEVQILKTLRHKNVVGFSHSFEDDKFMYIFMELCSGQTLGDILKARGTLTEPEVRYYINQLISGLTYIHRQGYVHRDIKLENLFINDQMELKIGDFGLAVKLKPREKEVCGTPVYMAPEVWKREGHGREADVWALGCVMYQLLVGEIAFYDDNYWEMLKNIKEAKFILPQNLSIEAGKLMGKIFRIDPRDRPSLSNVRRHKFFTKGFTPKTLPASSCNTPPKHKSVNPFKKIFNRFMRLIRKKRSRVEPLREDAEQSGLEIPQPVESLRVLEDVNRPMNKLTWSSWSKWLRDL